One Desulfovibrio fairfieldensis genomic window carries:
- the nadC gene encoding carboxylating nicotinate-nucleotide diphosphorylase, which produces MFTPWAAFFSPEGERLLQECIDLALVEDGPELTALGLFPPEARMHAAIRAKEDTLVVGLPVIGAVFKALDVPFRWQASAGEGSHVPSMTEVARIAAPAVAMLKAERVILNFITHLSGIANLTARYVRELDGTGVRLLDTRKTTPGLRWPEKYAVQAGGGVNHRKNLAEMLMLKDNHIDAAGSITAAVAKLRARYRPCPPVEVECRTLEHVREAVAAGAERIMMDNMEAPRLSQALALVPPDIEAEVSGGVRLETIRAIALTGPRRPDFISVGRLTHSAVAADFSMTLIPA; this is translated from the coding sequence ATGTTCACGCCCTGGGCCGCTTTTTTTTCTCCCGAAGGGGAACGGCTGCTGCAAGAATGTATTGATCTGGCCCTGGTTGAGGACGGGCCGGAGCTGACGGCCTTGGGGCTCTTCCCGCCGGAAGCGCGGATGCACGCCGCCATCCGCGCCAAAGAGGACACTCTGGTGGTAGGCCTGCCCGTTATCGGCGCGGTGTTCAAGGCCCTGGACGTCCCCTTTCGCTGGCAGGCTTCGGCAGGGGAAGGCTCGCACGTGCCGTCCATGACCGAGGTGGCCCGCATCGCGGCTCCGGCCGTAGCCATGCTCAAGGCGGAACGGGTCATCCTCAATTTCATCACCCATCTTTCGGGCATCGCCAACCTCACGGCCCGCTACGTGCGCGAACTGGATGGCACGGGCGTGCGCCTGCTGGATACGCGCAAAACCACGCCCGGCCTGCGCTGGCCCGAAAAATACGCGGTACAGGCGGGCGGCGGCGTGAATCACCGCAAAAATCTCGCGGAAATGCTCATGCTCAAAGATAACCACATCGACGCGGCCGGTTCCATCACCGCAGCCGTAGCCAAATTGCGCGCCCGCTACCGGCCCTGCCCGCCCGTGGAGGTGGAATGCCGAACTCTGGAGCATGTGCGCGAGGCCGTGGCGGCCGGGGCCGAGCGGATCATGATGGACAATATGGAAGCCCCGCGGCTGAGCCAGGCCCTGGCCCTGGTGCCGCCGGACATTGAAGCCGAAGTCAGCGGCGGCGTGCGCCTGGAGACCATCCGCGCCATCGCCCTGACCGGGCCGCGCCGCCCGGATTTCATTTCCGTGGGTCGCCTCACCCACTCAGCCGTGGCCGCGGATTTCAGCATGACCCTGATTCCGGCCTGA